Proteins from one Niallia circulans genomic window:
- a CDS encoding DHA2 family efflux MFS transporter permease subunit produces the protein MNNTATQNTKKPPYGIIAILMAGAFVAILNSTLLNIALPSINKDFDIEASVGQWLVTGYMLVNGIMIPTTAFLIQRYSIRRLFITAMSLFTIGTLVAGFADSFPVLLGARMVQASGSAIMMPVLMNFLLTSFPVEKRGSAMGVFGLVMIFAPAIGPTLSGYIVEHFHWHVLFRFIAPIAIIVLLFAIFKLKDKKDKVEISIDVLSVILSTLGFGGLLYGFSTAGSKGWDSVYVYGTLIIGFLSLVLFIVRQLKIPNPMLEFRIFKYPLFALSATISIVVNIAMFSAMLLMPMYIQTVRGISPLDSGLLLLPGAIIMGIMSPITGKLFDKYGARVLAITGLTLTAITTYMFSKLTMDTSYTTLIIIYSIRMFGMSMVMMPVMTNGLNQVPARLNPHGTAMNNTLQQVSGAIGSALMITIMSNRTTTHAKELAEDAMKNMSNATAQPDAATLAAAKEQLAMKAMMEGINDAFLISVGVVVIALILSFFMKRAKPAEDFLSKQNTVKPNGSSAKLAEN, from the coding sequence ATGAACAACACAGCAACACAAAACACGAAAAAGCCACCATATGGCATTATCGCCATTCTTATGGCTGGGGCTTTTGTTGCTATCTTAAATTCGACTTTATTGAATATAGCATTGCCTTCTATTAATAAAGATTTCGACATTGAAGCATCTGTAGGTCAATGGCTCGTTACTGGCTATATGCTTGTCAACGGCATTATGATTCCAACAACTGCCTTCTTAATTCAAAGGTATTCTATTAGAAGACTGTTTATCACTGCCATGTCCTTATTTACTATCGGGACACTTGTTGCAGGATTCGCTGACTCTTTCCCAGTCCTTTTGGGTGCACGTATGGTCCAAGCTTCTGGTTCAGCAATTATGATGCCAGTACTTATGAACTTCCTGTTAACAAGCTTCCCAGTTGAAAAACGTGGTAGTGCAATGGGAGTTTTCGGTTTAGTTATGATCTTCGCACCAGCGATTGGTCCGACACTTTCCGGTTATATTGTGGAGCATTTCCACTGGCACGTATTGTTCCGTTTCATTGCTCCAATTGCAATTATCGTATTACTGTTCGCAATCTTTAAATTGAAAGACAAAAAGGATAAAGTAGAAATCTCTATTGATGTCCTATCTGTTATTCTTTCCACTTTAGGCTTTGGCGGTCTGTTGTATGGCTTCAGTACTGCTGGGAGCAAAGGCTGGGACAGTGTTTATGTATATGGAACATTAATTATCGGTTTCTTAAGCTTAGTTCTCTTCATTGTAAGACAGCTTAAAATTCCGAATCCGATGCTTGAATTCAGGATTTTCAAATATCCACTTTTCGCATTGTCCGCAACAATTTCTATCGTAGTAAATATCGCTATGTTTTCTGCGATGCTGTTAATGCCAATGTACATTCAGACAGTTAGAGGAATTTCTCCATTAGATTCTGGTCTACTGCTTTTACCTGGTGCTATCATCATGGGGATCATGTCACCAATTACAGGTAAACTATTTGATAAATATGGAGCAAGAGTTTTAGCTATTACTGGTTTAACACTTACAGCTATTACAACATATATGTTTAGCAAACTAACAATGGATACATCTTACACAACATTGATTATCATCTACTCCATCCGTATGTTTGGTATGTCAATGGTTATGATGCCAGTAATGACAAATGGTTTGAACCAAGTGCCTGCACGATTGAATCCGCATGGTACAGCTATGAACAACACATTACAGCAAGTATCTGGCGCCATCGGTTCTGCTTTAATGATTACCATCATGTCAAACCGCACGACTACACATGCTAAGGAATTAGCAGAAGATGCAATGAAAAACATGTCAAATGCGACAGCACAGCCTGATGCAGCAACATTAGCTGCGGCTAAAGAACAGCTTGCAATGAAGGCGATGATGGAAGGAATTAATGATGCATTCCTTATCTCTGTCGGCGTTGTAGTGATAGCACTTATTCTATCGTTCTTTATGAAACGTGCGAAGCCTGCTGAAGACTTTCTAAGCAAGCAAAACACAGTGAAGCCTAACGGTTCTTCTGCTAAACTAGCAGAAAATTAA
- a CDS encoding DeoR/GlpR family DNA-binding transcription regulator, translated as MLKNKRIKEIQDYVFEHETVSLDELVEVFNVSKNTIRRDIQELVEEGELKKVYGGVAVNHATLVSFNDRQIRNKDEKMLIGKSAAEFVQDGDIIFIDSGTTTLEMLEFLKTKQLSIITNNLDFIIKALPYENLHIITFGGVLERKTKSFASIQSTDVIKSYNINKAFMASTGISISNGVTNSSPLESEIKKNVVERSAEVYLLVDHHKFDKYALMTYCTLHDIDCLITGAEPPKEYQAFTKENNIKLIIAAEDKE; from the coding sequence ATGCTGAAAAATAAACGAATTAAAGAAATTCAAGATTATGTATTTGAGCATGAAACGGTTTCTCTCGATGAATTGGTTGAAGTATTTAATGTCTCCAAAAATACGATTCGAAGAGATATACAGGAGCTGGTGGAAGAAGGCGAGCTTAAAAAGGTGTATGGCGGTGTTGCCGTTAATCATGCTACACTCGTTTCTTTTAATGACCGGCAAATCCGCAATAAGGATGAAAAGATGCTGATTGGGAAAAGCGCAGCGGAATTTGTCCAGGATGGTGACATTATCTTTATTGATTCAGGCACTACCACACTGGAAATGCTAGAGTTTCTCAAAACAAAACAGCTTTCCATTATTACAAATAATCTTGATTTTATTATTAAGGCGCTTCCTTATGAAAATCTTCACATCATTACATTTGGGGGTGTGTTAGAACGTAAAACTAAGTCTTTTGCAAGCATTCAAAGCACTGACGTAATTAAATCCTATAATATTAATAAGGCCTTCATGGCTTCAACAGGTATTTCCATCTCAAATGGTGTCACAAATTCGTCTCCATTGGAAAGTGAGATTAAGAAGAATGTTGTGGAAAGAAGTGCCGAGGTGTACTTGCTTGTCGACCATCATAAGTTTGACAAATATGCCCTTATGACATACTGCACACTTCATGACATTGACTGCTTAATTACTGGTGCGGAACCGCCTAAGGAGTATCAGGCTTTTACGAAAGAAAACAATATTAAGCTAATTATTGCGGCGGAAGATAAAGAATAA
- a CDS encoding MDR family MFS transporter, producing the protein MRLRDWDQNLKIRLAGESVVNITFWMFFPFLSIYFTEAFGKTTAGMLLILSQVFSCAANLLGGYYADKYGRKKMMVLSAFVQGAAFTVFAVSSSQWFDSPLLGFLCFTVVSMFGAVYWPASQAMIADVVGEKDRSDVFAIFYTSTNIAVVIGPIIGGIFFADYRFTLLLMAGVLNLVLGLVLQYMVKETAPVEKKEESSQNKNWSSVLGDQLKDYRIIMNDRVFLLFIIAGVLVGQTFMQLDLLFPVYINEVVTNQPLLKIGDWSYVVENTQAFGLVLAENGLLVAIFTIVVTRWMGKYKERNVFIISSFTYAVSVLLFSQTSWIWGLLFAMLVFTLAELMTAGLQQGFISELAPADKRGKYFAAASLRYTFSKVIAPVSIPMSVWFGYTWTFIIISLLACISGILYYRMFHMFEKRKALETAPKW; encoded by the coding sequence ATGCGTCTAAGAGATTGGGACCAGAATTTAAAGATTCGCCTTGCAGGAGAATCTGTTGTTAATATTACATTTTGGATGTTTTTTCCGTTTTTATCTATTTATTTTACGGAAGCCTTTGGCAAAACAACTGCCGGAATGCTGCTGATACTTTCACAAGTGTTTTCTTGTGCCGCAAACTTGCTTGGGGGATATTATGCAGATAAATATGGCCGCAAGAAAATGATGGTGCTGTCCGCTTTTGTTCAAGGTGCAGCTTTCACTGTTTTTGCCGTTTCAAGCTCGCAGTGGTTTGATTCTCCATTGCTTGGGTTTCTTTGTTTTACTGTTGTTAGCATGTTTGGTGCTGTTTACTGGCCGGCAAGCCAGGCGATGATTGCAGATGTCGTAGGAGAAAAGGATCGCAGCGACGTTTTTGCGATTTTTTATACTTCCACAAATATTGCAGTCGTAATTGGACCGATTATTGGAGGCATCTTTTTTGCAGACTACCGTTTCACATTGCTGTTAATGGCAGGTGTTTTAAATCTTGTTCTTGGTTTAGTGCTTCAATACATGGTGAAAGAAACAGCTCCAGTTGAAAAGAAAGAGGAGAGCTCCCAAAACAAAAACTGGTCTTCTGTGCTTGGTGATCAACTGAAGGATTACAGAATAATTATGAATGACCGGGTTTTTCTCCTGTTTATCATCGCAGGTGTTCTTGTTGGACAAACCTTTATGCAGCTTGACCTGTTGTTCCCTGTTTATATCAACGAAGTGGTGACAAACCAGCCACTGTTGAAAATCGGAGACTGGTCCTATGTTGTTGAAAATACACAGGCGTTCGGACTTGTGCTCGCAGAAAATGGCTTGCTTGTTGCAATCTTTACAATTGTTGTGACAAGGTGGATGGGCAAATACAAGGAACGAAACGTATTTATTATTTCCTCGTTCACATACGCTGTTTCTGTTTTACTATTCAGTCAAACCTCGTGGATATGGGGGCTGCTGTTTGCTATGCTTGTGTTCACATTGGCAGAACTCATGACAGCAGGACTACAGCAAGGCTTTATTTCTGAGCTTGCGCCTGCAGACAAAAGAGGGAAATACTTTGCTGCTGCTAGTCTGCGCTACACGTTCTCAAAGGTGATTGCACCAGTGTCCATACCAATGAGTGTTTGGTTTGGCTATACATGGACTTTCATCATCATCAGCTTATTAGCTTGCATAAGCGGCATCCTCTATTACAGGATGTTTCATATGTTTGAAAAGCGCAAAGCGTTAGAAACGGCTCCTAAATGGTAA
- a CDS encoding HlyD family secretion protein, with protein sequence MSKGKILIINFIGLVVVLGLIVTGVYMYYQHKNYVKTDDAVVSADITEIAAPTSGILTEWKGSAGKDIKVNQAVGNVSDGKAAHEIDSIAAGTIIKNEAKANELVQAGQVLAQTADMDHMYVLANIKETELNDIEIGDNVDITVDGDSNVTFDGKVEDISYATNSVFSALPSQNATGNYTKVTQKVQVKISIQNPTKKVLLGMNAEVKISI encoded by the coding sequence ATGAGCAAAGGAAAAATATTAATAATAAACTTCATTGGCCTTGTGGTCGTGTTAGGTCTTATTGTCACTGGAGTATACATGTACTATCAACATAAAAACTATGTAAAAACAGATGATGCCGTCGTTTCAGCAGATATTACCGAAATAGCTGCACCAACATCAGGTATTCTTACTGAATGGAAGGGCAGTGCAGGAAAAGATATAAAAGTAAACCAAGCAGTAGGGAATGTAAGTGATGGAAAAGCAGCACATGAAATCGACAGTATAGCTGCGGGAACAATCATTAAAAATGAAGCAAAGGCAAACGAACTAGTACAGGCAGGGCAGGTGCTCGCACAAACGGCAGACATGGATCATATGTATGTGCTTGCAAATATAAAGGAAACCGAATTGAACGACATTGAAATTGGTGACAATGTTGATATAACAGTCGACGGTGATTCAAATGTAACGTTTGATGGGAAGGTAGAAGATATCAGTTATGCAACAAACTCTGTCTTTTCTGCACTACCATCACAAAACGCAACTGGAAACTACACTAAAGTAACCCAGAAGGTTCAAGTGAAAATTTCGATTCAAAACCCAACGAAAAAAGTGCTTCTCGGTATGAATGCAGAAGTGAAAATATCAATCTGA
- a CDS encoding MFS transporter, with translation MSQQIHTSASESEKVAVPQYLIISILTIFAIGSQYFSNLSYILNQGVIQNGLQLGSNSLLLPSTLSNLGFAFGVPLGPVLTRKLGLRKNYLLFISVFLVGSVIAVFSEDLQFLILAKIIQGISAGFLFLTILPASLKSFPNKIRNTFLLMVITGLFGASALGALFGALSLEADAWRWLFILNVTAAVICLIVGFIGLPKLEQQEERFSLDKTGIFLWTVMMLVLAIPLCNLVQKGFTSTYVWPFLVVASVLLLLFIIVDRKAETPLVPFKTLKASKPISGTIMAVASHLALVFAIAGINGFLRNNLDLPFMYLSHFYFWFFVGIVVTAILKTVLYDKLGAGILGIIGSIAVIYVSYQWRTIDSAVTLHELYFQVACLGAGVSMVLVGGALGTALAGDIHQASMRSVTLHSIRNFVGAIISPVLAWFLTTVNASNYEKIRWSLQSDSTEFKQEMAVWTRNLMEQGNSAANAKSLASYELIVHTKKAAILGAYHNLFTILLVLGVIMLLASVGKTATGKGRSLVQKQPKPVQKQT, from the coding sequence ATGAGTCAGCAAATTCATACTTCTGCATCTGAATCAGAAAAGGTTGCAGTACCTCAGTATTTGATTATCTCGATCCTGACAATCTTCGCAATCGGATCACAGTACTTTTCCAATCTTTCCTATATATTAAATCAAGGGGTTATTCAAAATGGCTTGCAGCTTGGCTCCAATTCCTTATTGTTGCCGTCTACCTTGTCTAATCTCGGTTTTGCATTCGGTGTACCACTTGGACCTGTTTTAACAAGAAAACTTGGTTTGCGCAAAAACTATTTGCTTTTCATAAGTGTTTTTCTGGTTGGTTCCGTTATTGCGGTATTCTCTGAGGATTTGCAGTTTTTGATACTAGCAAAAATTATTCAAGGAATAAGCGCAGGCTTTTTATTTTTGACGATTTTGCCAGCAAGCCTTAAATCGTTTCCAAACAAAATCAGGAATACGTTTTTGCTTATGGTTATTACAGGGCTGTTTGGAGCTAGTGCTTTAGGTGCTTTATTTGGTGCATTGTCCTTAGAAGCAGATGCGTGGCGCTGGTTGTTTATTCTTAATGTCACAGCTGCTGTTATTTGTTTAATAGTTGGTTTTATCGGCTTACCTAAGCTTGAGCAGCAAGAGGAGCGTTTTTCCTTAGATAAAACAGGGATATTTCTGTGGACGGTAATGATGCTTGTCTTAGCCATTCCATTATGTAATTTAGTTCAGAAGGGCTTCACATCCACATATGTATGGCCGTTTTTAGTTGTTGCTTCTGTGCTTCTACTATTATTTATTATTGTGGACAGAAAGGCAGAAACACCGTTAGTGCCATTTAAAACACTTAAGGCATCGAAACCAATATCAGGCACAATAATGGCAGTAGCTTCCCATTTAGCATTAGTATTTGCTATTGCTGGAATTAATGGATTCTTACGTAATAATCTTGATTTGCCGTTTATGTATTTATCTCATTTTTATTTTTGGTTCTTCGTCGGTATTGTCGTAACAGCCATTTTGAAAACGGTTCTGTACGATAAGCTTGGCGCTGGTATATTAGGCATCATTGGGTCAATAGCAGTCATTTACGTAAGCTATCAATGGAGAACAATTGACTCTGCGGTTACATTACATGAACTTTATTTTCAAGTAGCTTGTCTTGGTGCTGGTGTGAGTATGGTTCTTGTGGGTGGTGCATTAGGAACAGCTCTTGCAGGGGACATTCATCAGGCTTCCATGCGATCTGTTACACTGCATTCGATTCGGAATTTTGTTGGTGCGATTATTTCACCGGTTCTTGCTTGGTTTTTAACGACAGTTAATGCCAGCAATTATGAAAAAATCCGCTGGAGTCTGCAAAGTGACAGCACAGAATTCAAACAGGAAATGGCAGTCTGGACTAGGAATTTAATGGAGCAAGGAAATTCGGCAGCAAATGCTAAATCGTTGGCATCCTATGAGCTGATTGTTCATACAAAAAAAGCGGCTATTCTTGGAGCGTACCATAATTTGTTTACCATTTTGCTTGTGTTAGGTGTAATCATGCTGCTTGCTTCTGTCGGGAAAACGGCAACAGGTAAAGGGCGTTCACTTGTTCAAAAACAACCAAAGCCAGTACAAAAACAAACATAA
- a CDS encoding MarR family winged helix-turn-helix transcriptional regulator, which produces MNDSLQAIEYEVALLVRLITANNPKLGSLDRSEYLILSELQSKGPIGINEIAHQLLLNISTASRQVSNLETKSYVKRYPDANNGRISLIEITKSGLEVLERVQKARYTVYGEILKNWKQEDIEQLDKLMNRLNADFKRWGQG; this is translated from the coding sequence ATGAATGATTCACTTCAAGCTATTGAATATGAAGTGGCATTACTTGTTCGTTTAATTACAGCAAATAACCCAAAACTCGGGAGTTTGGACCGATCAGAATACTTAATATTAAGTGAATTACAAAGTAAGGGACCGATCGGAATAAATGAAATTGCGCATCAGCTGCTGCTGAATATCTCAACAGCGAGCAGACAAGTTAGTAATCTTGAAACAAAATCCTATGTTAAAAGATACCCTGATGCAAACAATGGCCGGATTAGCTTAATAGAAATTACAAAGAGTGGGCTAGAAGTGCTCGAACGTGTGCAAAAGGCCCGCTACACTGTATATGGAGAGATACTAAAGAATTGGAAACAGGAAGATATTGAACAATTGGACAAGTTAATGAACCGCCTTAATGCAGATTTTAAGCGTTGGGGACAAGGGTGA
- the psiE gene encoding phosphate-starvation-inducible protein PsiE, which translates to MKKQHILLAAMLQQILNVSLILLAITLSVLLCKEIIYFIAYAVELQQASNNYELLERILVFFLYFEFIALIVKYFQESYHFPLRYFLYIGITAMVRLIIVYHDNPLHTLLYTCAILVLVLSYYIISAAASRKH; encoded by the coding sequence GTGAAAAAGCAGCATATACTGCTTGCGGCCATGCTGCAGCAAATCTTAAACGTATCGCTGATTTTGCTTGCAATCACATTAAGTGTGCTGTTATGTAAGGAGATTATTTATTTTATCGCATATGCAGTCGAGCTTCAGCAGGCAAGCAACAATTATGAACTGCTTGAAAGAATATTAGTGTTCTTTTTGTATTTTGAATTTATTGCACTAATTGTTAAGTATTTTCAAGAGAGCTATCATTTCCCACTAAGGTATTTTTTGTATATCGGAATTACTGCAATGGTTAGGCTTATCATTGTCTATCACGATAATCCATTGCACACTCTTTTATATACTTGTGCTATTCTTGTATTAGTGCTCAGCTATTATATAATTTCAGCAGCAGCATCAAGGAAGCATTAG
- a CDS encoding sugar efflux transporter, with translation MKEKLLFVWKIPSFPILFLANFIFGLSMSFFAPFSSLFGIDEVGMSNIGFGLFMTIMAIGGVVISTIIAKKSDMQLSRKKILIFTSLTGMLGYIGFAFIRDYVLLAIVAFVLLGSAAASVPQLWAYAREALHHANVPKEQAPFIMNVFRMFFALSWTVGPAVAAWLLAAIGFKGLFLFVAASYGIGLFVILFFLKDIPKIAPVRKGVSTGVASYVRKPHIFGNLAAAMLLAAATSIHMLNAPQFVTKVLGGSELDVGLIFSVPPIFEVPMMIAVGMLATKLDNGLLIRIGFAIAAIYFSLFFFVNEPWQIYPLQILSAAQVSITSGIAISYFQDFIPQAQGTATTLYMNSTQIGNTVGYLMFGVLAEAMNYGNVIIIYAIFAIIALVCLILFGKEKHSTNKSATLGMD, from the coding sequence ATGAAAGAGAAGCTTTTATTTGTTTGGAAAATCCCATCGTTTCCAATCCTATTTTTAGCCAACTTTATCTTTGGATTGTCCATGTCGTTTTTTGCCCCATTCTCCTCCCTTTTCGGGATAGATGAAGTTGGAATGAGTAATATCGGCTTTGGACTGTTTATGACGATTATGGCAATTGGCGGTGTTGTCATTAGCACAATCATAGCCAAAAAATCAGATATGCAATTAAGCAGAAAGAAAATCCTTATTTTTACAAGTCTAACAGGGATGCTTGGCTATATTGGCTTTGCCTTTATTCGTGATTACGTGTTACTAGCGATTGTTGCTTTTGTTTTGTTAGGCTCTGCTGCTGCCTCTGTACCACAGCTGTGGGCATATGCAAGAGAGGCGCTGCACCATGCAAATGTTCCTAAAGAGCAAGCACCATTTATTATGAATGTTTTTCGGATGTTCTTTGCCCTTTCCTGGACGGTTGGTCCTGCTGTAGCTGCATGGTTGCTTGCGGCAATTGGCTTTAAAGGCTTGTTTTTATTTGTGGCAGCAAGCTATGGAATAGGATTATTCGTCATCTTATTCTTCTTAAAGGATATTCCAAAGATAGCTCCTGTGAGAAAGGGTGTCTCAACAGGCGTGGCATCCTATGTCCGCAAGCCCCATATATTTGGAAATCTCGCTGCAGCAATGCTTTTAGCTGCCGCAACCTCCATTCATATGCTGAATGCACCACAGTTTGTTACAAAGGTGCTTGGCGGCAGCGAGCTGGATGTTGGGTTGATTTTCAGTGTGCCGCCGATTTTCGAAGTACCGATGATGATTGCAGTTGGAATGCTGGCAACCAAGCTGGATAATGGATTGCTTATAAGAATTGGCTTTGCTATTGCTGCCATTTATTTTTCGTTATTCTTTTTTGTTAACGAGCCTTGGCAAATATATCCGCTGCAAATACTAAGTGCAGCACAGGTTTCTATTACATCAGGAATTGCCATTTCCTATTTCCAAGATTTCATTCCACAAGCACAAGGGACAGCAACAACCCTTTATATGAACTCGACTCAAATTGGCAACACTGTGGGCTATTTAATGTTCGGTGTATTAGCAGAAGCAATGAACTATGGCAATGTAATAATTATTTACGCCATTTTCGCAATCATTGCCCTAGTTTGCCTGATTCTCTTCGGAAAAGAAAAACACAGTACCAACAAATCAGCAACCCTCGGAATGGATTAG
- the mgrA gene encoding L-glyceraldehyde 3-phosphate reductase, with the protein MGYQASETRYESMKYNRTGNSGLLLPAISLGLWHNFGGVDTYENGRAILRRAFDLGITHFDLANNYGPPPGSAEEMFGKMLQADFAPYRDEMVISTKAGYHMWPGPYGDWGSKKYLVSSLDQSLKRMGLDYVDVFYSHRPDPFTPLEETMAALDLVVKQGKALYVGVSNYSAEQTSAAIEILNRLGTPLLIHQPKYSLLERWVEDGLQDVLEQNGVGSIAFCPLAQGLLTSKYAHGIPEDSRAKKPSSFLNEAQVTQDVINRVKKLNEIAANRGQSLAQMSLAWVLRNGKVTSALIGASRVSQVEENVAALNNLEFSNEELSSIDNILTDSI; encoded by the coding sequence ATGGGATATCAAGCAAGTGAGACTCGGTATGAATCAATGAAATATAATCGCACAGGAAATTCAGGGCTGCTGCTTCCGGCTATCTCTTTAGGACTTTGGCATAATTTCGGTGGTGTGGATACATATGAAAACGGAAGGGCGATTCTAAGAAGAGCGTTTGATCTAGGGATTACCCATTTTGATTTGGCCAATAATTATGGACCACCGCCAGGATCTGCAGAAGAAATGTTTGGGAAAATGCTGCAAGCTGATTTCGCCCCATATCGGGATGAAATGGTAATTTCCACTAAGGCTGGCTATCATATGTGGCCAGGACCATACGGAGACTGGGGCTCTAAGAAATATCTTGTATCGAGCCTTGACCAAAGCTTGAAAAGAATGGGACTTGATTATGTGGATGTTTTTTATTCACATCGTCCAGATCCTTTTACTCCTTTAGAAGAGACAATGGCGGCACTTGACCTCGTTGTTAAGCAAGGGAAGGCTTTATATGTCGGAGTCTCCAATTACAGTGCGGAACAGACCTCAGCAGCGATTGAAATTTTGAATCGACTTGGTACTCCGCTGTTAATCCATCAGCCGAAATATTCCCTATTAGAGCGTTGGGTAGAGGATGGCCTGCAGGACGTTTTAGAGCAAAATGGTGTTGGCTCGATTGCGTTTTGCCCATTGGCTCAAGGCCTGTTGACAAGCAAATACGCTCATGGAATTCCAGAAGATTCAAGAGCAAAAAAACCGTCCAGCTTCCTGAATGAAGCACAGGTGACGCAAGACGTGATTAATCGTGTTAAAAAGCTTAACGAAATTGCAGCAAACCGGGGTCAAAGCCTCGCACAGATGTCGCTAGCTTGGGTGCTGCGCAATGGAAAAGTAACTTCCGCGTTAATTGGTGCAAGCAGAGTGAGCCAAGTGGAAGAAAATGTGGCTGCATTGAATAACCTGGAATTTTCTAATGAAGAGCTTTCCAGTATTGATAATATATTGACGGATTCGATATAA
- a CDS encoding SGNH/GDSL hydrolase family protein yields MNKNDLLLFIGDSITEAGRYEDPEQIGNSYVRYVRDFLAINKPEILPQIINKGIGGNRVPDLAERWKQDVLDLKPDYVSISIGINDVWRQLDSPQQEAMSHDHFKAIYADLIEQVHTHTSAKVILMEPTVIQEDVNAQGNKLLKPYVAAIQELAAESNSLLVPTHQAFIAYLNTPDCQVLTTDGVHMNTIGNMLMAQTWLQAFLNKK; encoded by the coding sequence GTGAATAAAAATGATCTTTTGCTGTTCATCGGTGACAGCATAACAGAAGCAGGCAGATATGAAGACCCAGAGCAGATTGGTAACAGTTATGTTCGGTATGTAAGAGATTTTCTTGCGATAAATAAGCCAGAGATCCTCCCGCAAATTATTAATAAGGGTATTGGCGGAAACAGAGTTCCTGATTTAGCAGAGCGGTGGAAACAGGATGTCTTGGATTTAAAGCCAGATTATGTGTCGATATCAATCGGTATAAATGATGTATGGCGACAGCTTGATTCGCCTCAGCAAGAAGCAATGTCACACGACCATTTTAAGGCGATATACGCAGATTTGATAGAGCAGGTTCATACACATACAAGTGCCAAAGTTATTTTAATGGAGCCGACAGTTATTCAGGAGGATGTGAATGCACAAGGAAACAAACTGTTAAAGCCTTATGTGGCTGCAATACAGGAACTGGCTGCAGAGTCTAATTCCTTGTTGGTGCCAACACATCAAGCATTTATTGCCTATTTAAATACGCCAGACTGCCAAGTACTAACAACAGATGGTGTTCATATGAACACCATCGGAAATATGCTGATGGCGCAAACCTGGCTTCAAGCTTTTTTAAATAAAAAGTAA
- a CDS encoding metal ABC transporter substrate-binding protein: MKKTKWGIVLAAAVTLLSGCGAQDVQTNNDGDKQLKIMTSFYPMYEFTKQIAGNQADVELLIPSSTEPHDWEPTPKDIKKVHDADLFIYNSEYMETFVPTIEAAAEDEGTVFVEASQGIALMEGLEEEEEHHDEEEEHHHDHSHEMDPHVWLSPALAMKEVETITASLIESDPTHEDEYKNNSESYLKELSALDSEYKEKLALVSKKEMITQHAAFGYLAHDYGLEQIAIAGLSPEQEPSAAKLAELKTFASEHDINVIYFEEAASPKVAETLANEIDAKTTVLNTLELVNEEDQKNGLDYISIMKNNLNAIVQAQSE, translated from the coding sequence ATGAAAAAAACTAAATGGGGCATTGTACTTGCAGCAGCAGTAACATTGCTGTCAGGCTGTGGCGCACAAGACGTCCAAACAAATAATGATGGGGATAAGCAGCTGAAAATTATGACAAGCTTTTATCCAATGTATGAATTTACGAAACAAATTGCAGGAAATCAAGCTGATGTGGAGCTGCTGATTCCGTCATCAACAGAACCGCATGATTGGGAACCAACTCCGAAGGATATAAAAAAAGTGCATGATGCAGATTTGTTTATTTACAACAGTGAGTATATGGAGACATTTGTCCCAACAATCGAAGCGGCAGCAGAGGATGAAGGCACAGTCTTTGTAGAAGCGAGTCAGGGAATTGCACTTATGGAAGGATTGGAAGAAGAGGAAGAACATCATGATGAGGAGGAAGAGCATCATCATGATCATAGTCATGAAATGGATCCGCATGTCTGGCTGAGCCCAGCATTGGCAATGAAAGAAGTCGAGACAATCACAGCTAGTCTGATTGAGTCAGATCCAACGCATGAAGACGAATATAAAAACAATAGTGAGTCGTACTTAAAGGAGCTTTCAGCGCTTGATAGTGAGTATAAGGAGAAGCTTGCATTAGTCTCGAAAAAGGAAATGATTACACAGCACGCAGCATTTGGTTATTTGGCACACGACTATGGTCTTGAACAAATTGCCATTGCAGGGCTGTCACCAGAGCAGGAGCCATCGGCAGCGAAGCTTGCTGAATTAAAAACATTCGCAAGTGAGCATGATATTAACGTTATCTATTTTGAAGAGGCGGCATCACCTAAGGTTGCAGAGACACTGGCAAATGAAATAGATGCGAAAACGACCGTTTTAAATACACTAGAATTAGTTAATGAGGAAGATCAAAAGAACGGACTCGATTACATTTCAATCATGAAAAATAATTTGAATGCAATTGTCCAAGCACAGTCTGAATAA